A region of Micromonospora sp. WMMD882 DNA encodes the following proteins:
- a CDS encoding amino acid adenylation domain-containing protein codes for MSVTERERLIRELMARRGLSAGVRPGIPRRTPGARVPLSPMQEGMWFLDRLDPGSPLYVMTQALRLGGTVDPDALQAAVDDLVATHEALRTRFVERDGQVEQEVLAAPAVRCRIVRDDLTGVPAHGRDAAVAALVRQESETGFDLGRAPLLRVRLGRLGPTDHLLVVGAHHIVADERSLDLVLTALLDGHHRRRAGVAASPPTPVTQFPDHVVWQHDRLAAGGADRARAFWADRLADFSGLLDLPTDRPRPATPTYAGRTHGFTVDAGLTAALDARGRQAGVTRFQLLLAALTALLARLADTDDVCVGSPVSLRADAAQQEIVGLLVNSLPLRTDLSGDPTMAEALARTRDTVVASMAHAELPFERIVELTRVPRDLGRNPLFQVMLVLNQADVTGSRAGLDVRAVPTTRETARLDLTVALATGPDGLTGVVDYRTDLFDEETVARFVDRFRTVLRAVATEPDRRLSTLDLAGPAERRDLARWNATGRGYPGGVGLHELVAARAATDPDAPALVDASPDAPAGPPVSYGRLDADAARLARRLRQLGVRPDQPVGLALAAGRAAVTGVLAILKAGGGYLPLDPAHPPARLRALLRSAGVTVCLAPAELSAALAGPSDGPDDPPYDGALLTVDGHGQPVAVDGPGRPVAAVGGPGPVHPDQLAYVIHTSGSTGTPKGVAVSHRTAVNLALAFADLHGIGPGDRLLMLPPLSFDASVGDLFPALVSGATVVTHRQPAAITGPALAELCRTHRLTLVDTAAPLWARWVDDLTAAGTVDPGPLRAVLVGGEAVDVATVRRWAGLTGGRVTLHNHYGPTEATVCATTYATVDAAELPGLLRLPIGRPVPNVRTHLLDAGLRPVPIGLPGEVYVGGVAPARGYLGEPAATAARFVPDPFGPPGGRLYRTGDLARHRADGTLEFLGRTDRQVKIRGHRIEIGEVEVACATLPGVRRAAVVVDPVGPRLVAYLVGDDDTPDGPAARAALRRRLPEHLVPSSFVRVPELPTNRHGKLDLAALPAPQDADRPAHEPPATPTERTLAGIWADLLDVGPVGRRDNFFDLGGHSLLAATVVGRIRAALGVDLPLRALFGATDLTGLAAIVDGDGPDPTDQADLLRAEARRADDLVVPGGGPPAPPRTALFTGATGFLGAYLLADWLTHTPATVCCLVRADTPAAAVDRVRANLVRYGQWRPEWADRLVGVPGDLGAPRLGLTEAAFTELGARVDAIVHNGGLVDFVRPYRALRPANVDGTLAVLRLATVARPSAVHFVSTLGVFVTPARTGALVREGDVPDDCAGLHDGYNASKWVADALVRAARDRGLPVSVHRPARITGDARTGVGNPDDFFSRFLVTCVQLGAVPDLDDPADLAPVDHVGAGIGHLTRAGSTGDHHYYNNRTIGYPALAEALTSFGYPVELTTYPRWRAALLARPDAALAGFTPLFGAATPVRVQPDFDCSGTESTLAAAGIVCPPADEKLLHTYLAGFVTAGLLDPPPGRAHG; via the coding sequence GTGAGCGTCACCGAACGGGAACGTCTGATCCGGGAGCTCATGGCCCGGCGTGGCCTGAGCGCGGGCGTCCGACCCGGCATTCCCCGGCGGACCCCCGGGGCCCGGGTGCCGCTGTCGCCGATGCAGGAGGGGATGTGGTTCCTGGACCGGCTCGACCCGGGCAGCCCCCTCTACGTGATGACCCAGGCGCTCCGGCTGGGCGGGACGGTGGACCCGGACGCCCTGCAGGCCGCCGTCGACGACCTGGTCGCCACGCACGAGGCCCTGCGGACCCGGTTCGTCGAGCGGGACGGCCAGGTCGAGCAGGAGGTGCTCGCCGCGCCCGCGGTCCGGTGCCGGATCGTGCGGGACGACCTGACCGGCGTGCCGGCCCACGGGCGGGACGCCGCGGTGGCCGCCCTGGTCCGCCAGGAGAGCGAGACCGGCTTCGACCTCGGCCGCGCGCCGCTGCTGCGGGTCCGGTTGGGTCGGCTCGGCCCGACCGACCACCTGCTGGTGGTCGGCGCGCACCACATCGTCGCCGACGAACGCTCCCTCGACCTGGTGCTGACCGCGCTGCTCGACGGCCACCACCGGCGGCGCGCCGGGGTGGCGGCGTCGCCGCCGACGCCGGTCACCCAGTTCCCCGACCATGTGGTCTGGCAACACGACCGGCTGGCCGCCGGGGGCGCCGACCGGGCCCGCGCGTTCTGGGCGGACCGGCTGGCCGACTTCTCCGGGCTGCTCGACCTGCCCACCGACCGGCCCCGTCCGGCCACCCCGACCTACGCCGGCCGCACCCACGGCTTCACCGTCGACGCCGGCCTCACCGCGGCGCTCGACGCGCGGGGCCGGCAGGCCGGCGTCACCCGGTTCCAGCTTCTGCTGGCGGCGCTGACGGCGCTGCTGGCCCGGCTCGCCGACACCGACGACGTCTGTGTCGGCTCCCCGGTGTCATTGCGCGCCGACGCCGCCCAGCAGGAGATCGTCGGCCTGCTCGTGAACAGCCTGCCGTTGCGGACCGACCTGTCCGGCGACCCGACCATGGCCGAGGCGCTGGCCCGCACCCGGGACACCGTGGTGGCGTCGATGGCGCACGCGGAGCTGCCCTTCGAGCGGATCGTGGAGCTCACCAGGGTCCCCCGTGACCTGGGCCGCAACCCGCTGTTCCAGGTGATGCTGGTGCTGAACCAGGCCGACGTCACCGGGTCCCGCGCCGGCCTGGACGTCCGGGCCGTCCCGACGACCCGGGAGACCGCCCGGCTGGACCTCACCGTCGCCCTGGCCACCGGGCCCGACGGCCTGACCGGGGTGGTCGACTACCGCACCGACCTGTTCGACGAGGAGACCGTGGCCCGGTTCGTGGACCGGTTCCGGACGGTCCTGCGGGCCGTGGCCACCGAGCCGGACCGCCGGCTGTCCACCCTCGACCTGGCCGGCCCCGCCGAGCGGCGTGACCTGGCCCGCTGGAACGCCACCGGGCGCGGGTACCCGGGTGGGGTCGGTCTGCACGAGCTGGTCGCCGCGCGTGCCGCGACCGACCCGGACGCGCCCGCGCTGGTCGACGCCAGCCCGGACGCCCCCGCCGGGCCGCCGGTGAGCTACGGCCGGCTCGACGCGGACGCCGCCCGGCTGGCCCGGCGGCTGCGTCAGCTCGGGGTCCGTCCCGACCAGCCGGTCGGCCTCGCCCTGGCCGCCGGTCGCGCCGCCGTCACCGGCGTCCTGGCGATCCTCAAGGCCGGGGGCGGCTACCTGCCGCTGGACCCGGCCCACCCGCCGGCCCGGCTGCGGGCCCTGCTGCGTTCGGCCGGGGTCACCGTCTGCCTCGCCCCCGCCGAGCTGTCGGCCGCCCTGGCCGGCCCCTCCGACGGACCGGACGACCCGCCGTACGACGGCGCCCTGCTGACCGTCGACGGGCACGGCCAACCGGTAGCCGTCGACGGGCCCGGCCGGCCGGTAGCCGCCGTCGGTGGGCCGGGGCCGGTCCACCCCGACCAGCTCGCCTACGTCATCCACACCTCCGGCTCGACCGGCACCCCCAAGGGCGTGGCGGTCAGCCACCGCACCGCCGTCAACCTGGCCCTGGCCTTCGCCGACCTGCACGGCATCGGCCCCGGGGACCGGCTGCTCATGCTGCCGCCGCTCAGCTTCGACGCCTCCGTCGGCGACCTGTTCCCGGCCCTGGTCAGCGGGGCGACCGTGGTGACGCACCGGCAACCGGCGGCGATCACCGGCCCCGCGCTGGCCGAGCTGTGCCGGACCCACCGGCTCACCCTGGTCGACACCGCCGCGCCGCTGTGGGCCCGCTGGGTCGACGACCTGACCGCCGCCGGGACGGTCGACCCCGGCCCGCTGCGGGCCGTGCTGGTCGGCGGCGAAGCCGTCGACGTGGCCACCGTGCGCCGCTGGGCGGGACTTACCGGCGGCCGGGTCACCCTGCACAACCACTACGGGCCCACCGAGGCGACCGTCTGCGCCACCACGTACGCCACGGTGGACGCCGCCGAGCTGCCCGGCCTGCTCCGGCTGCCGATCGGCCGCCCGGTGCCCAACGTGCGGACGCACCTGCTCGACGCCGGGCTGCGGCCGGTGCCGATCGGGCTGCCCGGCGAGGTGTACGTCGGTGGCGTCGCCCCGGCCCGCGGCTACCTCGGCGAGCCCGCCGCGACCGCGGCCCGGTTCGTGCCGGACCCGTTCGGGCCGCCCGGCGGTCGGCTCTACCGCACCGGCGACCTGGCCCGGCACCGCGCCGACGGGACCCTGGAGTTCCTCGGCCGCACCGACCGGCAGGTCAAGATCCGGGGGCACCGGATCGAGATCGGCGAGGTCGAGGTGGCCTGCGCGACGCTGCCCGGGGTGCGCCGGGCCGCGGTGGTGGTCGACCCGGTCGGGCCGCGCCTGGTGGCGTACCTGGTCGGCGACGACGACACGCCGGACGGGCCGGCCGCCCGGGCCGCGCTGCGCCGCCGGCTGCCCGAGCATCTCGTCCCGTCGTCGTTCGTGCGGGTGCCCGAGCTGCCCACCAACCGGCACGGCAAGCTCGACCTGGCCGCCCTGCCCGCTCCGCAGGACGCCGACCGGCCGGCCCACGAGCCGCCGGCCACCCCCACCGAGCGGACCCTGGCCGGCATCTGGGCCGACCTGCTCGACGTCGGCCCGGTCGGCCGCCGGGACAACTTCTTCGACCTGGGCGGGCACTCGCTGCTGGCGGCCACCGTGGTCGGCCGGATCCGGGCCGCCCTCGGCGTGGACCTGCCGCTGCGGGCGCTGTTCGGGGCCACCGACCTGACCGGCCTGGCGGCGATCGTCGACGGCGACGGACCGGACCCCACGGACCAGGCCGACCTGCTGCGCGCCGAGGCCCGCCGCGCCGACGACCTGGTGGTGCCCGGCGGCGGGCCGCCCGCCCCGCCGCGCACGGCGCTGTTCACCGGGGCCACCGGCTTCCTCGGCGCGTACCTGCTCGCCGACTGGCTGACCCACACCCCGGCCACCGTGTGCTGCCTGGTCCGCGCGGACACCCCGGCCGCCGCCGTCGACCGGGTCCGCGCCAACCTGGTCCGGTACGGGCAGTGGCGTCCCGAGTGGGCCGACCGGCTCGTCGGCGTCCCCGGCGACCTCGGCGCGCCCCGGCTCGGGCTGACCGAAGCGGCCTTCACCGAGCTGGGGGCCCGGGTCGACGCGATCGTGCACAACGGCGGACTGGTCGACTTCGTACGGCCGTACCGGGCGCTGCGGCCGGCCAACGTGGACGGCACCCTCGCGGTGCTGCGACTGGCCACCGTGGCGCGGCCCAGCGCGGTGCACTTCGTCTCCACCCTCGGCGTGTTCGTCACCCCGGCGCGCACCGGCGCCCTGGTCCGCGAGGGCGACGTCCCGGACGACTGCGCCGGCCTGCACGACGGCTACAACGCCAGCAAGTGGGTCGCCGACGCGCTGGTCCGCGCCGCCCGGGACCGGGGTCTGCCGGTCAGCGTGCACCGGCCGGCCCGGATCACCGGGGACGCCCGCACCGGCGTCGGCAACCCGGACGACTTCTTCAGCCGGTTCCTCGTCACCTGCGTGCAGCTCGGGGCGGTGCCGGACCTCGACGACCCGGCCGACCTCGCCCCGGTGGACCACGTGGGCGCCGGCATCGGGCACCTCACCCGGGCCGGATCCACCGGCGACCACCACTACTACAACAACCGCACCATCGGCTACCCGGCGCTGGCCGAGGCGCTGACCAGCTTCGGCTACCCGGTGGAGCTGACGACGTACCCGCGCTGGCGGGCCGCGCTGCTGGCCCGGCCGGACGCCGCCCTGGCCGGGTTCACCCCGCTGTTCGGCGCGGCGACCCCGGTCCGCGTGCAGCCCGACTTCGACTGCTCCGGCACCGAGTCGACGCTCGCCGCCGCCGGCATCGTCTGTCCGCCCGCCGACGAGAAGCTGCTGCACACCTACCTGGCGGGGTTCGTGACCGCCGGTCTGCTCGATCCGCCGCCCGGGAGGGCCCATGGTTGA
- a CDS encoding amino acid adenylation domain-containing protein translates to MTTSEAAQDRRALLARLLAERARAPRRRPASFGQQRLWFLDRFTDGGAVYNIPVAFQVRGPLDVTALRTALRAVVARHETLRTTFAESGGEPTQVVHPPGEPDLVEVDLTGRSAADRAAEATRLVQELAARPFDLATGPLLRTLVVRTGPDRHHLAFCLHHIVSDAWSIGVLFDELAAGYAAARAGEPARLPDLPTQYADFAVWQRDRLAGDALRGQLDHWREHLRGAPTRLTLPTDRPRPTNRAYRGAAHYLTLPADVTGRLEEVARTAGATLFMILLAGFQAVLSRHSGQDDIVVGTPVAGRGHPDLEGLIGFFVNTLPLRVSTAGSPSLRELVGRVREATLAGLGNADVPFEKLVEELRPDRSLAHAPVFQAQFILQNAPYQGFRLAGCAATALEVDSGSAKFDLTLVGERLADGVLRLAFEYDTDLFDATTVDRFGRHLATLLTVAAADPDRPLSRIPLLTGDERHRVLVEWNDTARPVPPVATVRELIPAPPAGTGPLVTGPDGQLDLAGLRRRADRIAARLTAAGVTPDTPVGVCLDRGVELVAAVLGVWAAAAGYLPLDPALPGERLRFMLADSGASVLLTRRATYDRLGGALDGTDTVLFLDDLDEPGAGVVGDAEAPSPSVAPHPEGLAYLIYTSGSTGRPKGVAVPHRAVVNLVAALAADLDLTPDDRFAAITTLSFDISVLELLAPLVRQAALLVVGADEVADGPALRRRLAGEGVTVLQATPATWRMLLAAGGVPPSVRLRISGGEALPRDLADALLTDGAAVWNCYGPTETTVYSTATPVPPAPAPVDLGGPIANTRVHLLDEAFQPVPVGVVGELYLGGTGVARGYHGRPALTAGRFLPDPFSGQPGGRLYRTGDLARQRPDGRLEYLGRVDHQVKVRGFRIEPGEIEAALREQPAVADAVVTTWTGADGDTRLVGYVVPAAGVDPATVPERVRPALVDRLPGYMVPATVTPLAAFPLNGNGKVDRSALPAPTWGDPRVDRVAPRDPVERLIADVWAEVLDAGPVGAHDDFFRLGGHSLLGTRAVSRLGAALEMDVPVRLLFQHPTVATLAAALRAAEPAAGHVDAVAALRQEVAGLSEDELRALLLDGGS, encoded by the coding sequence ATGACCACCTCGGAAGCGGCGCAGGACAGGCGGGCGCTGCTGGCCCGGCTGCTCGCCGAGCGGGCCCGCGCCCCGCGCCGTCGCCCGGCCTCCTTCGGCCAGCAGCGGCTCTGGTTCCTGGACCGGTTCACCGACGGTGGCGCGGTCTACAACATCCCGGTGGCGTTCCAGGTGCGCGGACCGCTGGACGTGACCGCGCTGCGGACCGCCCTGCGGGCGGTGGTGGCCCGGCACGAGACGCTGCGTACCACCTTCGCCGAGTCCGGTGGGGAGCCGACGCAGGTGGTCCACCCGCCCGGCGAGCCGGACCTGGTCGAGGTGGACCTGACCGGCCGGTCGGCGGCCGACCGGGCCGCCGAGGCGACCCGCCTGGTCCAGGAGTTGGCCGCCCGGCCGTTCGACCTGGCCACCGGGCCGCTGCTGCGGACCCTGGTGGTCCGGACCGGCCCCGACCGGCACCACCTGGCGTTCTGCCTGCACCACATCGTCTCCGACGCCTGGTCGATCGGGGTGCTCTTCGACGAGCTGGCGGCCGGGTACGCGGCGGCGCGGGCCGGCGAGCCGGCGCGGCTGCCCGACCTGCCCACCCAGTACGCCGACTTCGCCGTCTGGCAGCGCGACCGGCTGGCCGGCGACGCCCTGCGCGGGCAGCTCGACCACTGGCGCGAGCACCTGCGCGGGGCCCCGACCCGCCTCACCCTGCCCACCGACCGGCCCCGCCCGACCAACCGCGCGTACCGGGGCGCGGCGCACTACCTCACCCTGCCGGCCGACGTCACCGGCCGGCTGGAGGAGGTCGCCCGGACGGCCGGGGCGACGCTGTTCATGATTCTGCTGGCCGGCTTCCAGGCGGTGCTGTCCCGGCACAGCGGGCAGGACGACATCGTGGTGGGCACCCCGGTCGCCGGCCGCGGCCACCCCGACCTGGAGGGGCTGATCGGGTTCTTCGTGAACACCCTGCCGCTGCGGGTCTCCACCGCCGGGTCACCGTCGCTGCGGGAACTCGTCGGTCGGGTCCGCGAGGCCACCCTGGCCGGGCTCGGCAACGCCGACGTGCCGTTCGAGAAGCTGGTCGAGGAGCTGCGACCGGACCGCAGCCTGGCCCACGCGCCGGTGTTCCAGGCGCAGTTCATCCTCCAGAACGCCCCGTACCAGGGGTTCCGGCTGGCCGGTTGCGCCGCCACCGCGCTGGAGGTGGACAGCGGCAGCGCCAAGTTCGACCTGACCCTGGTCGGCGAGCGGCTCGCCGACGGCGTCCTGCGGCTGGCCTTCGAGTACGACACCGACCTGTTCGACGCCACCACCGTGGACCGGTTCGGCCGGCATCTGGCCACCCTGCTGACCGTGGCCGCCGCCGACCCGGACCGGCCGCTGTCCCGGATTCCGCTGCTCACCGGCGACGAACGCCACCGGGTGCTGGTCGAGTGGAACGACACCGCCCGCCCGGTCCCGCCGGTGGCCACCGTGCGGGAGCTGATCCCCGCCCCTCCGGCCGGGACCGGGCCCCTGGTCACCGGCCCGGACGGGCAGCTCGACCTCGCCGGGCTGCGCCGCCGGGCCGACCGGATCGCCGCCCGGCTGACCGCCGCCGGGGTCACCCCGGACACCCCGGTCGGCGTCTGCCTGGACCGGGGGGTGGAGCTGGTCGCGGCGGTGCTGGGAGTGTGGGCCGCCGCCGCCGGCTACCTGCCGCTGGACCCGGCCCTGCCGGGTGAGCGGCTACGGTTCATGCTCGCCGACTCCGGCGCGTCCGTGCTGTTGACCCGTCGCGCGACGTACGACCGGCTCGGCGGGGCCCTCGACGGCACGGACACCGTCCTGTTCCTCGACGACCTCGACGAACCCGGCGCGGGCGTGGTCGGCGATGCGGAGGCGCCGTCGCCGTCGGTCGCCCCGCACCCGGAGGGCCTGGCCTACCTGATCTACACCTCGGGCTCGACCGGGCGGCCCAAGGGGGTGGCCGTGCCGCACCGCGCGGTGGTCAACCTGGTCGCCGCGCTCGCCGCCGACCTGGACCTCACCCCGGACGACCGGTTCGCCGCGATCACCACGCTGTCGTTCGACATCTCGGTGCTGGAACTGCTGGCCCCGCTGGTCCGGCAGGCCGCGTTGCTGGTCGTCGGCGCGGACGAGGTCGCCGACGGGCCGGCGCTGCGTCGCCGGCTGGCCGGCGAGGGCGTCACCGTCCTGCAGGCCACCCCGGCGACCTGGCGGATGCTGCTGGCCGCCGGCGGCGTGCCGCCCTCGGTGCGGCTGCGGATCTCCGGCGGCGAGGCGTTGCCCCGGGACCTGGCCGACGCGCTGCTCACCGACGGCGCGGCCGTCTGGAACTGCTACGGCCCCACCGAGACCACCGTCTACTCCACGGCGACGCCCGTGCCGCCCGCCCCGGCCCCCGTCGACCTCGGCGGGCCGATCGCCAACACCCGGGTCCACCTGCTCGACGAGGCGTTCCAGCCGGTGCCGGTCGGCGTGGTCGGCGAGCTGTACCTGGGCGGGACGGGCGTGGCCCGCGGCTACCACGGTCGGCCGGCGCTGACCGCCGGGCGGTTCCTGCCCGACCCGTTCTCCGGCCAGCCCGGCGGTCGGCTCTACCGCACCGGCGACCTGGCCCGGCAGCGGCCCGACGGCCGGCTGGAGTACCTGGGCCGGGTCGACCACCAGGTCAAGGTGCGCGGTTTCCGGATCGAGCCGGGGGAGATCGAGGCGGCGTTGCGCGAGCAGCCGGCCGTCGCCGACGCGGTCGTCACCACCTGGACCGGCGCGGACGGCGACACCCGGCTCGTCGGGTACGTGGTGCCGGCCGCCGGGGTCGACCCGGCCACCGTGCCCGAACGGGTCCGGCCCGCCCTGGTCGACCGGCTCCCCGGGTACATGGTCCCGGCGACGGTGACGCCGCTGGCCGCGTTCCCGCTCAACGGCAACGGCAAGGTCGACCGGTCGGCCCTGCCCGCGCCCACCTGGGGTGACCCCCGGGTCGACCGGGTCGCCCCCCGTGACCCGGTCGAGCGGCTGATCGCCGACGTCTGGGCGGAGGTGCTGGACGCCGGGCCGGTCGGCGCGCACGACGACTTCTTCCGGCTCGGCGGGCACTCGCTGCTCGGCACCCGGGCGGTGAGCCGGCTCGGCGCGGCCCTGGAGATGGACGTGCCGGTGCGGCTGCTGTTTCAACATCCGACGGTCGCCACGTTGGCCGCCGCGTTACGCGCCGCCGAGCCCGCTGCCGGCCACGTCGACGCGGTGGCCGCGCTGCGGCAGGAGGTCGCCGGGCTCTCCGAGGACGAGCTGCGCGCGCTGCTGCTGGACGGTGGGTCGTGA
- a CDS encoding DUF6875 domain-containing protein: MLTHPLFPAQTLFTEADLHAEQPHPLLDGAVGQLRSVVDWAREYLCAPHPELGRKGPVCPYAQGSLDRDIFYLAVQRGVDIDPAELDGALAVHRDWFRRLEPHDGPAAQFKTILLTLPDLPAEVARDVVDRTQQRLKPAYTEQGLMLGEFHDGPPAKGGLWNQTFRPLRSPVPMLVVRHMVASDLPFLADDPVTLAGYLRHFAHSGPAALRRQVAVAARRHGLDLPEAAVDVPTPRQPVNQGDR, encoded by the coding sequence GTGCTGACCCATCCGCTGTTTCCCGCGCAGACCCTGTTCACCGAGGCCGACCTGCACGCCGAGCAACCGCATCCGCTGCTCGACGGCGCGGTCGGGCAACTGCGGTCGGTGGTCGACTGGGCCCGCGAGTACCTCTGCGCGCCCCACCCGGAGCTGGGCCGCAAGGGCCCGGTCTGCCCGTACGCGCAGGGGTCGCTCGACCGCGACATCTTCTACCTGGCGGTGCAGCGGGGCGTCGACATCGACCCGGCCGAGCTGGACGGGGCGTTGGCCGTGCACCGGGACTGGTTCCGTCGGCTGGAGCCGCACGACGGCCCCGCCGCCCAGTTCAAGACGATCCTGCTGACCCTGCCCGACCTGCCCGCCGAGGTGGCCCGGGACGTCGTGGACCGCACCCAGCAGCGCCTCAAGCCCGCCTACACCGAGCAGGGGCTGATGCTCGGCGAGTTCCACGACGGCCCGCCGGCCAAGGGCGGCCTGTGGAACCAGACGTTCCGGCCGTTGCGCAGCCCGGTGCCGATGCTGGTGGTCCGGCACATGGTCGCCAGTGACCTGCCGTTCCTGGCCGACGATCCGGTGACCCTCGCCGGCTATCTGCGGCACTTCGCGCACAGCGGTCCGGCCGCGCTGCGCCGGCAGGTCGCCGTGGCGGCCCGCCGGCACGGCCTGGACCTGCCGGAAGCCGCCGTCGACGTGCCGACCCCGCGCCAGCCCGTCAACCAGGGGGACCGATGA
- a CDS encoding NAD(P)/FAD-dependent oxidoreductase — MTERRERVVVVGAGLAGSLAALYLARRGYQVDVHERRPDPRSALTSPEGRSINLGLSARGMRALDEVGLLADVLKRSVPMRGRVVHAPDGDVRFQPYGVREHEILHSVLREELIALVVDAAEAEPAVRFHFGSRLTRLDRDTATVEVAPTDGGPTTRVTADLVVGADGVFSTVRQHMQHGRRADYAQEFLPWGYRELTIPVGVDGRPRVRLEALHVWPGHEALMVAHPNRDGSLTCSLFTAHEGPVSFAALDSPEAVRAFFRQRFPDAEELMPDLVEEMTAHPVGHLVTVRTAPWRHADRVVLVGDAAHAVYPFYGQGMNSAFEDCLVLDGCLAAHPDRAAALAAYEAARKPHTDVLAELSTANFVDLRDRVHRFGYTASAAADRVLSRLLPDRWASLYAMVSHTTTPYADALARARRQDRILRTAGAGLAVTAGLAVAAAVRAGRRRSTGR, encoded by the coding sequence ATGACCGAGCGTCGGGAACGGGTGGTCGTCGTCGGCGCCGGACTGGCCGGCTCCCTGGCCGCCCTCTACCTGGCCCGCCGGGGCTACCAGGTGGACGTCCACGAACGCCGCCCCGACCCCCGGTCCGCGTTGACCAGCCCGGAGGGCCGGTCGATCAACCTGGGCCTGTCCGCCCGGGGCATGCGCGCCCTGGACGAGGTGGGGCTGCTCGCCGACGTGCTCAAGCGCAGCGTGCCGATGCGGGGCCGGGTGGTGCACGCCCCGGACGGCGACGTCCGCTTCCAGCCGTACGGGGTGCGGGAGCACGAGATCCTGCACTCGGTGCTCCGTGAGGAGCTGATCGCCCTGGTGGTGGACGCGGCCGAGGCCGAACCGGCGGTCCGGTTCCACTTCGGCAGCCGGCTGACGCGGCTGGACCGGGACACCGCGACCGTCGAGGTCGCCCCCACCGACGGTGGCCCGACCACCCGGGTCACCGCCGACCTGGTGGTCGGCGCGGACGGGGTGTTCTCCACCGTCCGTCAGCACATGCAGCACGGCCGCCGCGCCGACTACGCGCAGGAGTTCCTGCCCTGGGGCTACCGGGAGCTGACCATCCCGGTCGGCGTCGACGGCCGGCCCCGGGTCCGGTTGGAGGCGCTGCACGTCTGGCCCGGCCACGAGGCCCTGATGGTCGCCCACCCCAACCGGGACGGCTCGCTCACCTGCTCGCTGTTCACGGCTCACGAGGGGCCGGTCAGCTTCGCCGCCCTGGACTCCCCGGAGGCCGTCCGGGCCTTCTTCCGGCAGCGCTTCCCCGACGCCGAGGAGCTGATGCCCGACCTGGTCGAGGAGATGACCGCGCACCCGGTCGGGCATCTGGTCACCGTCCGCACCGCGCCGTGGCGGCACGCCGACCGGGTGGTGCTCGTCGGGGACGCGGCCCACGCGGTGTACCCGTTCTACGGGCAGGGCATGAACTCCGCGTTCGAGGACTGCCTGGTCCTCGACGGCTGCCTCGCCGCCCACCCGGACCGGGCGGCGGCGCTGGCCGCGTACGAGGCGGCCCGCAAGCCGCACACCGACGTGCTCGCCGAGCTGTCCACCGCGAACTTCGTGGACCTGCGCGACCGGGTGCACCGGTTCGGCTACACCGCCTCGGCCGCCGCCGACCGGGTGCTGTCCCGTCTGCTGCCCGACCGCTGGGCGTCGCTGTACGCGATGGTGTCGCACACCACCACCCCGTACGCCGACGCGTTGGCCCGGGCCCGCCGGCAGGACCGGATCCTGCGTACGGCCGGCGCCGGGCTCGCGGTGACCGCCGGGCTCGCCGTCGCCGCCGCCGTCCGGGCCGGCCGTCGCCGGTCGACAGGGCGGTGA